From Bacillus basilensis, a single genomic window includes:
- a CDS encoding DnaD domain-containing protein produces MAVYRNVQVNFWQDEFILDLTPEERYFYIYLLTGTKTKQCGIYVLPMRVAELETGYSMETVEKLLSRFVEYGKILYDGETKELYIINWLHYNPIVNTNVEKCVLRELKTVKNKEFIHMFLRKCLEEEWKIPLLLQHFGMPEEEDTSSSEVVFEEKEEVESIEETVPYSEVYKSYEQHISSLSPYIVKELKNWIQRLSGEKVLEALKIAFEHNKRTFAYVKGILRNWCKKGRGDFSGRKEGEVCLHDP; encoded by the coding sequence ATGGCGGTGTACCGTAATGTGCAGGTGAACTTTTGGCAAGATGAATTCATATTAGATTTAACGCCAGAGGAGCGTTATTTTTACATATATTTGTTAACTGGTACGAAAACGAAGCAATGTGGAATTTACGTATTACCGATGCGAGTGGCAGAGCTTGAAACAGGCTACAGTATGGAGACTGTTGAGAAGTTGTTAAGTAGATTTGTGGAATACGGGAAGATTTTATATGATGGGGAAACGAAAGAGTTATACATCATAAATTGGCTACACTATAACCCTATTGTAAACACGAATGTAGAAAAGTGTGTGTTGCGTGAGCTAAAGACTGTAAAAAATAAAGAGTTCATACATATGTTTTTACGTAAATGTTTGGAAGAAGAATGGAAGATTCCATTGTTATTGCAGCATTTTGGTATGCCAGAAGAAGAGGATACTAGTAGTTCGGAAGTAGTTTTTGAAGAGAAAGAAGAGGTAGAAAGTATAGAAGAGACCGTTCCATATAGTGAAGTTTACAAGTCTTATGAACAACATATTAGCAGTTTATCCCCATATATCGTGAAGGAATTGAAGAATTGGATACAAAGACTTTCAGGAGAGAAAGTATTAGAGGCGCTTAAAATTGCGTTTGAACATAATAAGCGAACGTTTGCTTATGTGAAGGGGATTTTGAGGAATTGGTGTAAGAAAGGACGGGGAGATTTCAGTGGAAGAAAGGAAGGAGAAGTCTGTTTACATGATCCATAG